From Rhopalosiphum padi isolate XX-2018 chromosome 2, ASM2088224v1, whole genome shotgun sequence:
CTGGTGGTAAATATTTGCTATATGAGAATGGAAGTCAAGGATTATTACAAGCAGCACTTCTTAATCAACTGTACGATAATGGGTGTCTTGTTCACATATTCTCTTCAACATCTGAACAAAATGCATTAAGAGCAGTAAAGGCTATGAACTTTtctgaaactaaaataaaacaaatgttaacTGTGAGTTTAgatgaaatattgaatacaaaaaatgaAGACAATATTCCAGAAGAAAAAGATGAGGAAGATGTACCTAATTGTTCAGACGATAAAAAAAGGAAAAGTGATGAAGCATATActcaaataaagaaaaaacatcGACCAATAACAAGTACAGAtggtttaaatttcataaaatcaaataaatttgatGGCTTAATTGTAGTCTGCAGAGAAGAACCAACTGAATTTGTTAAAACACTTTTACCATATTTATCTTTGTCAAGACCTTTTGTCATATATTCAGCATATAGAGAAGTGTTAGTTACTATGTATGCTGAATTTAAGATGAGAAGAGATGTAGTGTTCCTTCGACTAACTGATAATTTTATGAGATATCATCAAGTCCTTCCAAATAGAACACATCCTGATGTCACAATGGATGATGGAGGTGGTTTTTTGTTTTCTGGATTATTTGTTGccggaaataaataatacaactataaataatgtcatattaataaatgttgttatttttccaacaaatatttattattatttatttaagtatccaTTATTTCCTAGTTCCTacttttatagataaattacctattcaaaataaaattttacacatttattgttgctgaataattttaattttcagttttttatttacaatacaatcATTACATATTTAACATTAGGTTCGAAAATAACCCAatctttttatacaattttctgTTGAGTAATGGTACCTATGTTTAAGGTGTAAGTTGGATTTAACTCTATGatgtataatttcaaatattctaTGTCTAacttttatagtaaaaacaCTAGATACACCATGGaacaactaatattattttgtcaaataaactaacaatttttatttcttaggatttctacaaaaaatttaatac
This genomic window contains:
- the LOC132922167 gene encoding tRNA (adenine(58)-N(1))-methyltransferase non-catalytic subunit TRM6; translation: MTATNLENIISRGDYLIINKNETYLIHQISNKAILKLGRDVIDLKAAIGQSFSSTYKLEPIPEKKRHYTLVICNDNQARNQWSTNGCGTDNKLITDDSSSQLLSTDEIIALKESGESGQNIVERLLENSKTFQLKTEYAQEKYLKKKARKYCDYLTIFKPTIRLITDVLYKQQTLPKTIALRFDTLAQILCRVNLDPGGKYLLYENGSQGLLQAALLNQLYDNGCLVHIFSSTSEQNALRAVKAMNFSETKIKQMLTVSLDEILNTKNEDNIPEEKDEEDVPNCSDDKKRKSDEAYTQIKKKHRPITSTDGLNFIKSNKFDGLIVVCREEPTEFVKTLLPYLSLSRPFVIYSAYREVLVTMYAEFKMRRDVVFLRLTDNFMRYHQVLPNRTHPDVTMDDGGGFLFSGLFVAGNK